The sequence GCGACGGGCGCAGCTGGGCGGCCAGCGCAGCGGACTCGCCGGCCGCCAGCTTCGCGACGTCGACCGGTACGGGCGCATCGCCGTCACGGAAACGTCCGAACAGCACGGCGAGTCCGTGTGCAGCGTTGCCCAGCTCACCGGCGACCGCGACGACGTCCCCTGGACGAGCGCCGTCGCGGGTGACCGGAGCCCGACCCTCGAGATCTCCGAGCGCCGTCACCGCGATGGTCAGCACATCCGACACCGTGAGGTCACCACCCACCACCGCGCAGCCCGGCGCCAATGCGGCACATGCCTCGCGGAAGCCGTCAGCGAGACGCTCGACGAAGGAGAGACGCAGATCCCGGGGAACAGCCAGTGCGACGAGAAGAGCCGTCGGACGCGCCCCCATCGCCGCGACGTCCGCGAGGTTCACGGCCGCGGCCTTCCAACCGAGGTCGTAACCGCTGGACCACGCGAGACGGAAGTCCGGCCCGTGCACGAGCGTGTCGGTCGTCGCCACCACGCTGCCCGATGGCGTCGCGATCACGGCGGCATCATCCCCCGGCCCGACGAGGGTATGCGCGGCCGGCGCGGTGC is a genomic window of Microbacterium maritypicum containing:
- the thiL gene encoding thiamine-phosphate kinase codes for the protein MPSRPEADDPRLGDVSEGRILQAILTRTAPAAHTLVGPGDDAAVIATPSGSVVATTDTLVHGPDFRLAWSSGYDLGWKAAAVNLADVAAMGARPTALLVALAVPRDLRLSFVERLADGFREACAALAPGCAVVGGDLTVSDVLTIAVTALGDLEGRAPVTRDGARPGDVVAVAGELGNAAHGLAVLFGRFRDGDAPVPVDVAKLAAGESAALAAQLRPSPPIGLGAVAATAGATAMMDISDGLALDARRMAAASGVTIALDRAALGTDPERAIAGGEDHALLATFPEGVLPPGFRVIGRVIPSADEDLLCDGLPVDISGWDPYRDWDSVSG